One part of the Aspergillus luchuensis IFO 4308 DNA, chromosome 5, nearly complete sequence genome encodes these proteins:
- a CDS encoding HNH endonuclease signature motif containing protein (COG:S;~EggNog:ENOG410Q551;~InterPro:IPR003615;~PFAM:PF13391) has product MARQSDRAGGVGEAIPLRRHRSSLEGVIYPAPQRLAPEKHVEAIKVFDRLIQHFEPLQASNEDYKPMTLLRLMKEEVSSEDEFLVLFFNHIEPGELEVTEASLPKTLARLHSFQEWTSEERDALNQSLANFASFLVDYFFLPLKSLAAKTPQPTPASLSRLDLSGSAIGTPQRVSNLRKSCLTRDRHRCVVTRKFDTREAEMRYKIDGDNVKDDDGKSLEEEAENTAYLEVAHIIPHSLMSHSDIEGESKLTERKQVAHKVLKMFNPDAFYRIMGTDIDRQMNALTMTHDVHQSFGNFEIAFEPVQNQPPHTYKIDYVNSNRRFRTHALPVTRTLYITPDRNIEPPSAQLLDLHRAIGRILHLSGAGERVDKIIRDMDDIKGGEVCSNGSTRIDDYVRYKLTAELHQMPVF; this is encoded by the exons ATGGCGCGGCAGTCCGACCGTgccgggggtgttggggaggcTATTCCGCTTCGCCGGCATCGTTCATCTCTGGAAGGGGTCATCTATCCTGCACCGCAACGCTTAGCGCCAGAAAAGCATGTTGAAGCTATCAAGGTTTTTGACAGGCTCATTCAGCATTTCGAGCCTTTGCAGGCATCTAATGAGGATTACAAACCGATGACATTACTACGCCTTATGAAGGAAGAGGTCTCATCAGAAGACGAGTTCCTAGTTCTCTTTTTCAATCACATTGAACCTGGTGAACTTGAAGTCACGGAAGCCAGTCTACCTAAGACCCTAGCAAGATTACACAGCTTTCAGGAATGGACTTCCGAAGAACGAGATGCTCTTAATCAGAGTTTGGCCAACTTCGCTAGTTTTCTGGTGGATTATTTTTTCCTCCCAC TTAAATCGTTGGCCGCAAAGACTCCTCAGCCTACGCCGGCATCCCTTTCCCGTCTCGATTTGTCAGGATCCGCTATTGGTACCCCACAACGTGTCTCTAATTTGAGAAAAAGCTGCCTTACGCGTGACCGGCATCGATGTGTCGTGACCCGAAAGTTCGACACTCGGGAGGCTGAAATGCGATACAAGATTGATGGAGACAACgtgaaggatgatgatggaaagtctttggaggaggaagctgaaAACACTGCATATCTAGAAGTGGCGCATATAATTCCTCATTCTTTGATGTCTCATAGTGACATTGAAGGAGAGTCCAAATTG ACTGAGCGAAAGCAAGTAGCTCACAAGGTTTTGAAGATGTTTAACCCCGATGCTTTCTACCGCATCATGGGGACTGACATTGACCGACAAATGAACGCGCTTACCATGACCCATGACGTTCATCAATCGTTCGGTAATTTCGAGATTGCGTTCGAACCAGTCCAGAATCAGCCACCACACACGTACAAAATCGACTACGTAAATTCAAACCGCAGATTTCGGACCCACGCACTTCCTGTTACTCGCACGCTCTATATAACCCCGGACAGAAATATAGAGCCGCCTTCTGCCCAACTTTTGGATCTACATCGTGCTATCGGGCGCATTCTTCATCTTAGTGGCGCAGGTGAAAGGGTCGACAAAATTATTCGGGACATGGATGATATAAAAGGGGGAGAAGTCTGCTCTAACGGGTCGACTCGTATTGACGATTACGTTCGTTATAAACTTACAGCTGAACTTCACCAGATGCCTGTTTTTTAA
- a CDS encoding uncharacterized protein (COG:S;~EggNog:ENOG410PMIB;~TransMembrane:1 (o33-52i)) encodes MGCIIANLPATPMWLIALYVPAMEPVCQYWLPPQWLCLSIWVMEVFAVLLPCREVMRHHTIRKGAFDSIARWEPNINPLADGTMARRSASMLVELAGSGRESWDGSLGSSSSSLDSIFTKRALECVLARNPAPLQDFSAHRDFSGENIAFFPGGRMEELAAQCGLG; translated from the exons ATGGGCTGCATCATCGCCAA TCTCCCTGCGACGCCGATGTGGCTCATCGCCCTCTATGTTCCCGCCATGGAGCCGGTCTGTCAGTACTGGTTACCGCCCCAGTG GCTTTGTCTCTCTatctgggtgatggaggttttTGCTGTTCTCCTGCCGTGCCGAGAGGTAATGCGCCATCACACTATCCGAAAGGGGGCCTTCGATTCGATCGCACGGTGGGAACCAAATATTAATCCCTTGGCTGATGGCACCATGGCCCGCAGGTCAGCCTCTATGCTTGTCGAGCTCGCAGGGTCTGGTCGGGAATCATGGGATGGATCTcttggctccagctccagctctctGGATAGCATATTCACCAAGCGTGCGCTTGAATGCGTCTTGGCGCGCAATCCTGCCCCGCTGCAGGATTTCTCCGCCCATCGCGACTTTTCCGGAGAGAATATAGCTTTCTTCCCGGGTGGCAGAATGGAAGAGCTCGCTGCCCAATGTGGCTTGGGATGA
- a CDS encoding uncharacterized protein (COG:S;~EggNog:ENOG410PMIB), whose amino-acid sequence MGILPTDRHAKLPINISSRDRKDLGNVFEGPAGLLFGDARLANPAVPFDAAEYAPTTSAYPIAPIKADSGSLFTDNSRVQYWGQIPQTFNATVFDRAEESIKDLVLTNTWPKFVRSCGIAAEAHLLAGS is encoded by the exons ATGGGAATCTTACCGAC TGATCGCCATGCGAAGCTTCCGATCAACATCTCGTCGCGGGACCGGAAGGACCTGGGGAACGTCTTCGAGGGCCCTGCTGGGCTTCTCTTCGGAGACGCGCGCCTGGCTAATCCTGCCGTTCCCTTCGATGCGGCAGAATATGCTCCCACGACCTCAGCGTATCCGATCGCCCCCATAAAGGCCGACTCCGGTTCGTTATTCACCGACAACAGTCGGGTGCAATACTGGGGCCAGATTCCCCAGACATTTAATGCGACAGTCTTTGACCGAGCCGAGGAGAGCATCAAAGACCTCGTTCTCACCAACACGTGGCCTAAGTTTGTTCGAAGTTGCGGCATCGCAGCTGAGGCTCATTTGCTGGCGGGAAGCTAG
- a CDS encoding uncharacterized protein (COG:S;~EggNog:ENOG410PZK5), which translates to MKILYDLYRSSSIHSHFVRANTVIHPAMDDRLCDCATEEAMPEPKDFNCTLDYGHRHAEYSRFYHALTAHWVLIEKIWLAKMTHYKKSSTRNDRYNQLWQLWADNPDRSLREKLDLIEVVEFIWGYLGRNIFKGRFAQLSDWVPQADLAQFTENDTPDSAWASFIARVTQELRPPHIIELLLLLNWNSEMAWRIDRPTYLRQLGFLVEPQSVEKWDDTDWPDTQFSLNILDENIINSLVDMVGSEDSYDLCKKQWYNYKETQWQGNMQGRILAYELTSQQLFELIMLAGNG; encoded by the coding sequence ATGAAGATCCTTTATGATCTATACAGAAGTTCCTCAATACACTCCCATTTCGTTCGAGCGAATACAGTGATTCATCCCGCTATGGACGATAGGCTCTGTGATTGTGCTACTGAAGAAGCCATGCCAGAACCCAAGGATTTCAATTGTACGCTGGACTATGGGCACAGACATGCAGAATATTCTCGATTCTACCATGCGTTGACAGCCCACTGGGTGCTGATTGAAAAGATCTGGCTTGCGAAGATGACACACTACAAAAAGTCCTCCACCCGAAATGATCGCTATAACCAGCTTTGGCAGCTATGGGCGGATAATCCGGACAGGTCTCTTCGGGAGAAGCTGGATTTGATTGAAGTTGTCGAGTTTATATGGGGATATTTAGGGCGTAATATCTTCAAAGGGAGGTTCGCCCAGTTATCAGACTGGGTTCCCCAAGCCGATCTAGCACAATTCACTGAAAATGATACTCCTGACTCTGCATGGGCATCTTTCATCGCTCGGGTTACTCAGGAATTGCGACCACCGCACATCATAGAGCTCCTTCTACTTTTGAATTGGAACTCTGAGATGGCATGGAGAATCGATCGGCCAACTTACCTGCGCCAGTTAGGCTTTCTTGTGGAGCCTCAAAGTGTGGAAAAATGGGATGACACTGATTGGCCAGACACACAATTCTCGTTGAATATCTTGgatgaaaatattatcaaCAGCTTGGTTGATATGGTTGGCAGTGAGGATTCTTATGACTTATGCAAGAAGCAATGGTACAACTATAAAGAAACGCAGTGGCAAGGCAATATGCAAGGGCGTATACTCGCCTACGAGCTGACATCACAGCAGCTTTTCGAACTTATCATGTTAGCTGGTAATGGATGA
- a CDS encoding uncharacterized protein (SECRETED:SignalP(1-27)), with protein sequence MNFNGRSSAGWASGYFCVCSLLPIAQGHMLTLNEEQIPKPPLQMTMQASVQDAIWGKWIGVGMVKAKMCATHGTAPLVNRRLKYTTILGKRFQI encoded by the coding sequence ATGAACTTCAATGGTCGTTCAAGTGCGGGGTGGGCATCTGGCTATTTCTGCGTCTGCTCTCTCCTGCCAATTGCCCAGGGGCATATGCTGACCCTAAACGAAGAGCAAATCCCGAAGCCACCTCTCCAAATGACCATGCAGGCCTCGGTTCAAGACGCCATCTGGGGGAAATGGATCGGCGTGGGCATGGTCAAGGCGAAAATGTGTGCGACTCATGGGACCGCGCCGTTGGTCAATAGGCGTCTCAAGTACACAACGATACTTGGAAAGCGGTTCCAGATCTGA